One genomic window of Elaeis guineensis isolate ETL-2024a chromosome 2, EG11, whole genome shotgun sequence includes the following:
- the LOC105038495 gene encoding GDSL esterase/lipase At1g28570-like: MASSTSHPLIPLPLLLALLFLSNADPTTTCYTSIFSFGDSITDTGNFLNYTNCGPEARLPYGKTYFHHPTGRFSDGRIIIDFIAQAIGVPLVPPYLAGPGDHGFRRGANFAVGGATALENDYFRARGLNVNWTEYSLGTQIEWFKQLLPSLCSSDSECQGLFSSSLFFMGEIGGNDYNEPLIQGRTVDEIRTFVPDVISVISSTLKVLIELGAKTLVVPGNFAIGCVPLYLMLFQSPASEYYDPQTGCIKWLNEFSEYHNRLLLDELDKLRHLYPNATIIYADYYKALLSIYRSPREFGFEKPFDACCGGGGPNNSAVPCGDPGFTVCSDPSKYVSWDGLHLTEAAYREIALGLLQGSYTTPSMNQVCPHIEQYASNLRNASSRPPVQTYSAVL; the protein is encoded by the exons ATGGCCTCCTCCACCTCTCATCCATTGATTCCACTCCCTCTCCTCCtcgctctcctctttctttcaaaCGCCGACCCGACCACCACCTGCTACACCTCCATCTTTAGCTTCGGGGACTCCATTACCGACACCGGAAATTTTCTCAACTACACCAACTGTGGCCcagaagcccggcttccgtatgGCAAGACTTACTTCCATCATCCCACCGGGCGGTTCTCTGACGGGCGAATTATCATCGACTTTATTG CACAAGCCATCGGAGTCCCACTCGTGCCACCGTATCTGGCAGGACCCGGCGATCATGGCTTCCGGCGTGGGGCGAACTTTGCCGTGGGAGGGGCGACTGCGCTGGAGAACGACTACTTCAGGGCTAGGGGTCTAAATGTTAATTGGACCGAGTACTCGTTGGGGACTCAGATCGAGTGGTTCAAGCAACTGCTGCCTTCGCTCTGCTCCTCCGATTCAG AATGCCAAGGACTCTTTAGCAGCTCGCTTTTCTTCATGGGAGAGATTGGAGGCAATGATTACAACGAGCCGTTAATTCAAGGAAGAACAGTGGACGAGATTCGGACCTTTGTTCCCGATGTCATCTCTGTCATTTCCTCGACACTAAAG GTCTTGATCGAACTTGGGGCGAAGACATTGGTGGTTCCAGGTAACTTTGCCATTGGATGTGTCCCACTATATTTGATGCTTTTCCAAAGCCCAGCATCAGAATATTACGACCCACAAACGGGTTGTATCAAATGGCTGAATGAGTTCTCAGAGTATCACAATCGGCTACTCCTGGATGAACTAGACAAGCTTCGACATCTTTATCCAAATGCCACCATCATCTATGCCGACTATTACAAAGCGTTGTTGAGCATCTACCGATCTCCACGTGAATttg GATTTGAGAAACCTTTTGATGCCTGCTGTGGAGGGGGCGGTCCCAATAATTCTGCTGTACCGTGCGGAGATCCAGGTTTTACAGTCTGCAGCGATCCATCAAAGTACGTTAGCTGGGACGGATTGCACCTAACAGAGGCGGCTTACAGGGAAATTGCTCTTGGGTTATTACAAGGATCATACACCACTCCTTCCATGAACCAGGTATGCCCGCACATAGAGCAGTATGCTTCTAATCTCCGGAACGCTTCTAGCCGACCACCTGTGCAAACATACAGTGCTGTTCTTTAG